A stretch of Equus caballus isolate H_3958 breed thoroughbred chromosome 11, TB-T2T, whole genome shotgun sequence DNA encodes these proteins:
- the PIRT gene encoding phosphoinositide-interacting protein has product MTMEAVPKKALEVDEKSPESKDLLPSQTASSLCISSRSESVWTTTPRSNWEIYRKPIVIMSVGGAILLFGVVITCLAYTLKLGESSCKVLKMIGPAFLSLGLMMLVCGLVWVPIIKKKQRQRQKSVFFQSLKSFFLNR; this is encoded by the coding sequence ATGACAATGGAGGCTGTCCCCAAGAAGGCCTTGGAGGTCGATGAGAAGTCTCCAGAATCCAAGGACCTGCTGCCTAGCCAGACCGCCAGCTCCCTGTGCATCAGCTCCAGAAGTGAGTCTGTCTGGACCACCACCCCCAGGAGTAACTGGGAAATCTACCGCAAGCCCATCGTCATCATGTCCGTGGGTGGCGCCATCCTCCTCTTCGGCGTGGTCATCACCTGCTTGGCCTACACCCTGAAGCTGGGTGAAAGTAGCTGTAAGGTCCTTAAGATGATAGGGCCTGCCTTCCTATCCCTGGGACTCATGATGCTGGTATGTGGGCTGGTGTGGGTGCCCATcatcaaaaagaaacagaggcagagacagaagtCGGTTTTCTTCCAGAGTCTCAAGTCCTTCTTCCTGAATCGCTGA